One window from the genome of Streptococcus salivarius encodes:
- a CDS encoding cystathionine gamma-synthase, translating into MTQEYQLETILAHAGINSDEATGALASPIHFSTTYQHPEFGHSTGFDYTRTKNPTRATVEKTLAAIEKADYAIATSSGMSAIVLAFEIFPVGSKVVAARDLYGGSFRWFNDKEKEGRFFFEYTNTEDEMIAAITEDTDIVYIETPTNPLMIEFDIEKVAKIAHDKGAVVIVDNTFYSPIYQTPITQGADIVVHSATKYLSGHNDVLAGVVVTSNQEFYDKLYYNLNTTGPTLSPFDSYMLMRGLKTLKLRMEASTANAQEVVAFLEKSPAVKEVLYPGKGGMISFKVANQDKIPTIINSLKVFTFAESLGGVESLITYPTTQTHADIPGDVRASYGLTDDLLRLSIGIEAAQDLIADLENALSL; encoded by the coding sequence ATGACACAAGAATATCAATTAGAAACCATTTTGGCACACGCAGGAATCAATTCGGATGAAGCAACAGGAGCCTTGGCTTCACCAATTCATTTTTCAACAACTTACCAACATCCAGAATTTGGCCATTCTACTGGTTTTGACTATACACGAACTAAAAATCCAACACGCGCAACAGTGGAAAAAACACTTGCAGCTATTGAAAAAGCAGATTATGCTATTGCGACAAGTTCAGGGATGAGCGCCATTGTTTTGGCTTTTGAAATTTTCCCAGTAGGCAGTAAGGTTGTAGCTGCGCGTGATCTTTACGGGGGTTCTTTCCGTTGGTTTAATGACAAGGAAAAAGAAGGTCGTTTCTTTTTTGAATACACAAATACAGAAGATGAGATGATTGCGGCTATTACAGAAGATACCGATATTGTCTACATCGAAACACCGACAAACCCACTTATGATTGAGTTTGATATTGAAAAAGTGGCCAAAATTGCTCATGACAAGGGTGCGGTGGTTATTGTTGATAATACTTTCTATAGCCCAATCTATCAAACCCCGATTACTCAAGGTGCTGATATCGTTGTCCATTCAGCTACTAAATACCTATCAGGGCATAATGATGTTTTGGCTGGTGTTGTTGTGACCAGCAACCAAGAATTCTACGATAAACTTTATTATAACCTCAATACGACTGGTCCTACCTTGTCACCATTTGATAGCTATATGCTCATGCGTGGTCTTAAAACCTTAAAACTTCGAATGGAGGCATCGACAGCCAATGCTCAAGAAGTTGTAGCTTTCTTAGAAAAGTCACCAGCTGTTAAGGAAGTCCTCTATCCAGGCAAGGGTGGTATGATTTCCTTCAAAGTGGCTAATCAAGACAAGATTCCAACCATTATCAATTCCCTAAAAGTCTTTACCTTTGCGGAGAGCCTAGGTGGTGTTGAAAGCTTGATTACCTACCCAACGACACAAACCCACGCAGATATTCCAGGTGATGTGCGTGCTTCCTATGGTTTGACAGACGACTTGCTTCGTCTTTCAATTGGTATTGAAGCAGCACAAGATTTGATTGCTGACTTGGAAAATGCCCTTAGTCTTTAA
- a CDS encoding MalY/PatB family protein, translating to MTRYDFTTQPNRLDQNTMKWHEAESNPELLELWVADMDFLPVPEIRDAVINYAETHIFGYPYPSEELYQSIINWEKNQHGYVVDKESIVLIEGVVPAISTAIQAFTKEGDAVLINTPVYPPFARSVRLNNRRLIENSLVKVNGHFEIDFEQLERDIVENDVKLYVFCSPHNPGGRVWTKEELTKVADLCQKHGVLLVSDEIHQDLALYGNKHISMNTISDAYKDFTLVLSSATKTFNIAGTKNSFTIIENEDLRKAFKQKQLANNQHEIPTIGLITTQAALTYGQPWLEELKTVFETNIDLLTKELSEKTNIKVMKPEGTYLVWLDFSAYDQDHNELGRLLKEEAKVVLNDGITFGSEGEKHFRFNVATPTTVVAEGVKRLVSVFGK from the coding sequence ATGACACGTTATGATTTTACAACACAACCAAATCGCTTGGATCAAAATACCATGAAATGGCACGAAGCCGAAAGTAATCCAGAACTGCTTGAGCTTTGGGTTGCTGATATGGACTTCCTACCTGTTCCTGAGATTAGGGATGCAGTTATCAACTATGCTGAGACACATATTTTTGGTTATCCTTATCCAAGTGAAGAGCTTTACCAGTCAATCATTAATTGGGAAAAAAATCAACACGGTTACGTCGTTGATAAAGAGAGTATTGTTCTCATTGAAGGTGTTGTTCCAGCCATTTCAACAGCTATTCAAGCCTTTACCAAAGAAGGCGACGCTGTTCTCATCAACACACCAGTTTATCCGCCTTTTGCTCGTTCGGTCCGTTTGAATAATCGTCGATTGATTGAAAATAGTCTTGTTAAGGTTAATGGGCATTTCGAAATTGATTTTGAACAATTGGAACGTGATATCGTCGAGAATGATGTTAAACTTTATGTTTTTTGTAGCCCACATAATCCAGGTGGGCGTGTCTGGACCAAAGAGGAATTGACCAAGGTAGCAGATTTGTGTCAGAAACATGGTGTCCTCTTGGTATCTGATGAGATCCACCAAGACTTAGCCCTATATGGGAATAAGCACATCTCTATGAATACCATTTCAGATGCTTACAAGGACTTTACCTTGGTGCTTAGTTCGGCTACTAAAACCTTTAATATTGCTGGTACCAAAAACAGTTTTACTATCATTGAAAATGAAGACTTACGTAAAGCCTTTAAACAAAAGCAGTTGGCAAATAATCAACATGAAATTCCAACCATTGGTTTGATTACAACCCAAGCAGCTCTGACCTATGGGCAACCTTGGTTAGAGGAATTGAAGACTGTCTTTGAAACTAATATTGACCTTTTAACCAAGGAACTTAGTGAAAAGACTAATATCAAAGTCATGAAACCTGAGGGAACTTACTTGGTTTGGCTTGATTTTTCAGCCTATGATCAAGACCATAATGAACTTGGACGTTTGCTTAAAGAAGAAGCCAAGGTAGTGCTAAATGACGGTATTACTTTTGGTTCTGAAGGAGAGAAACATTTCCGCTTTAACGTAGCTACGCCAACTACAGTTGTTGCTGAAGGAGTTAAACGTCTCGTTTCTGTCTTTGGAAAATAA
- a CDS encoding glycoside hydrolase family 32 protein: MESKYSPLILALVFLILFFVFIIKNENANNPSQKTNKVSVSQTFHLASHKGWSNDLQTIVWNQEKNYYDIYFLYSVDGATDPFGPNGQDWTHTTTKDFITYSKQETAIPAKGGDPKEGWHSAWTGSVVTDSQGISGIQNEEPVAYFTGLMDDGSQAIYASASNDKGASFTNSLKDGKPLLTKEQSYNGKDFRDPYVFHFKDKLLMYVAEGNALGVYQSQDGINWTKEDSKGDSKILPETFFKGRNWQDNAPIECPVLKTMTTTDGQDKQVLFFGAKDTASGETTGTYYTVGHLDGNGLFIADTETKRLDQGSDYYGANFTGSNRIEESNHNLISLGWVGNWNYFTSGIHSDQEAKSDFLKTIGFYTTPRQLQLDKNGIIQSAPLYKNEQLTLKNQNGNISSQRPLTSDNRKPWIDKSHNQNANGLLDLAEKNSAGYYQLHFSNIKKEGGYIYIDIWQGSDYVKIAYQITSGTYQVSTYAAELNNSMDGSQTASSYYYDGLLGNGQGYKADSLYKENDNITITLITDNRSLEIFFPNGQTYTLARFNTSGKQDVKVFSTQEDLLLNLKIYDVHS, from the coding sequence ATGGAATCAAAATATTCACCTCTAATTTTAGCTCTCGTTTTTTTAATTTTATTTTTTGTTTTTATAATAAAAAATGAGAACGCTAACAATCCTTCCCAAAAAACAAATAAGGTTTCTGTGAGTCAAACCTTTCATCTAGCATCTCATAAAGGATGGTCTAACGACCTACAGACTATCGTGTGGAATCAAGAAAAAAATTACTATGATATCTATTTTCTATACTCTGTGGATGGGGCTACTGATCCTTTTGGACCCAACGGTCAAGATTGGACACATACAACGACTAAAGATTTTATCACCTATAGTAAACAAGAGACTGCTATACCAGCAAAGGGTGGTGACCCTAAAGAGGGGTGGCATTCTGCTTGGACAGGTAGTGTAGTCACAGATAGTCAGGGGATTTCTGGTATCCAAAACGAAGAACCTGTCGCCTATTTTACTGGACTCATGGATGATGGAAGCCAGGCAATCTATGCTAGTGCATCAAATGACAAGGGAGCTAGCTTTACTAATTCCCTAAAAGATGGTAAACCTTTATTGACAAAGGAACAATCCTATAACGGTAAAGATTTCCGCGATCCTTATGTCTTCCACTTCAAAGACAAATTACTCATGTATGTCGCTGAAGGTAACGCCTTAGGTGTTTATCAATCTCAAGATGGTATCAACTGGACCAAAGAAGATAGCAAGGGAGACTCCAAAATCCTACCCGAAACATTTTTTAAGGGTCGTAACTGGCAGGACAACGCTCCTATCGAGTGTCCCGTTCTCAAAACAATGACAACAACTGACGGTCAGGACAAGCAAGTTCTCTTTTTTGGAGCTAAGGATACAGCTTCAGGCGAAACAACTGGAACCTACTATACTGTAGGGCATTTAGATGGTAACGGCTTATTTATTGCAGATACAGAAACAAAACGCTTAGATCAAGGCTCAGACTATTATGGCGCTAACTTCACTGGAAGCAATCGAATCGAAGAAAGCAATCATAACCTTATCAGTCTTGGCTGGGTTGGTAATTGGAATTACTTCACGTCAGGCATTCACAGTGACCAAGAGGCCAAGAGTGATTTTCTAAAAACTATCGGTTTTTACACTACACCCAGACAGCTACAACTGGATAAGAACGGTATTATTCAGTCTGCTCCCCTCTATAAAAATGAACAATTAACCCTCAAAAATCAAAACGGCAACATTTCGAGTCAAAGACCACTCACCAGTGACAATAGAAAACCTTGGATTGATAAAAGTCACAATCAGAATGCTAATGGCCTTCTTGACCTTGCTGAAAAAAATAGTGCGGGGTATTACCAACTGCATTTTTCAAATATTAAGAAAGAAGGAGGCTATATCTACATTGATATCTGGCAAGGCTCTGATTACGTTAAAATCGCCTACCAAATAACAAGTGGTACCTATCAGGTCTCTACCTATGCTGCTGAACTGAACAACAGCATGGATGGTAGTCAAACTGCCTCTTCTTACTATTACGATGGACTCTTAGGTAACGGTCAAGGTTATAAAGCTGACAGTCTCTATAAGGAAAATGATAATATCACTATAACGCTTATTACAGACAATCGTAGCTTGGAAATTTTCTTCCCCAATGGCCAAACCTACACTCTAGCCAGATTTAATACCTCTGGCAAGCAGGATGTCAAGGTTTTCTCCACTCAGGAAGATCTACTATTAAACTTGAAAATCTACGATGTACACTCATAA